The Pyrenophora tritici-repentis strain M4 chromosome 9, whole genome shotgun sequence sequence GGCAAAGGTTGATGTTGTGAGGGCCGTGTTGGGGAAGACGAACGAGTACCACGTCATTGCAAAGTCCATCTTGCCGCGCCTGGCGCATGACCAATGCGCACCGACACTCACGAAGAAGAACCAGAGGGCCAATCCCCAAAGCCACAATCCAAGGTAGTTTGCGCATATCATGCCGACCTTTCCTGCTAGCTCGCCGTTTCCTTCGCCCATGAAGTCGCTAGGCACCGTATTCGGAAGCTCTTGGCCCATCATCACCACTCCTGCGATGGTGAATCCAGAGGGACCGACGCTGATGAACATACCCGGGCGGAGAGATTCCTTCGGAAGCTTTTGTGTCATGAGGCGGTAGATAAAGGCAGCATATATCATCAGCGAAACCAGAAAGCCAATGCCTTGGATGACGTAGCCGGTCAGGATGATGGCGAGGGATATCGCTGGGTCGTTGACCTTGGGCGCGAGATTTCCTGCATGAGGGCCGATGATGAGGAGCGGGTACGCAGGGAAGATCCAAATAGGCGTCATCTGGGAGATTGTAAACGTCGTCGTCGACCACCTATGATTGTTAGCAACCCAATCGCCGTAGAATCAGAGCAGAAGAACCTACATGAGCAAGTAGATGCCAATGGAGAAGCAAACAGCAAGCCCGCAGTCCATGTAAAACAACACAACCATACACTTCTCTAACCACTCTCCCACACCAGCCATATCAACACCATACTGGCTGACATTGATCAAGATAATGCCAAAGCTAACAAGCGCAGCCGGTATAAATAAGCTCTCAGTCGGATGCAAAAACGACGCCTTGAAGGTGCGTGGGTAAAAGTAAAACCGGCAGGATATCATGGCGACATTGAATAAAAACAGAACGATGTTGAGGATAAAGAAGATGCATCCCAACGCATAGAGGCCACGAAACCGGATAGGCACCGAGTAGAGTACATTCGCAATGCCTCCCGTAGCCATGGTAAGACAAAACCAGGTCCAGGTGAAATGGCGTATGCGTTCTTTGAAGCTCagcttcttcctcttctcgTACGCGTCTGCATCCTGGCTATCGTAAGCGCTGCGTTTCGTGCTGCCTCTGCTGGCGACGGCAGTCAGGGCTCTAGGGTTGCGCGGTTGCTCAGACTTGATCGTCGAGGTTGTGTCGGCATTCTCGCTGTCGGGTCCGTGGTactctctctcttcttcctcctctttaATTTGCTCCTTCACGCCATTTGCTCGGGCTTCGCTGCCAGCATAGCTGAGCGGTGATGTTGCAAAGCCAAGATTGGGATCGTCAAAGGGGTTCTGGTCAGTTGATTGAGGAAGGGGGGTGGCGACGTTGGAGTGACTCCGCCATTGCAGCCTCTCCTCCGCACTCGAAATCGACTCTTCCGACGCCGGGGATTCCGGTCCCTGGATGTTAAAGGTAGGAAAACTGTCTGCGGTAGGCAGACGGCCTATCGTGAGGTTCTGATTGTTCCGGTTCATGGTGCCAAGGTCAGGCCAGCAGGGTACATGCAGGGCGAACAATTGGGTATTCTATCTCTTGGTGGCAGTGATGTCACAGCTTGAAAAAGAAACGCGTTAATTCCTCGCAAAAAGTACGGGACAGAAAATCTCCTTGCCGTGCTGAAGGTACAAGCAAAGAAAAAACGGGTAAACAACAAAACAATCGAACGAAAGCGATATGAAACTCGATGCCGGAGATAGGCCCACGCTATGTATGTATACTTCCATGCCCGGGCTGATGCCCACCCCCCTTCACGCC is a genomic window containing:
- a CDS encoding TehA, Tellurite resistance protein and related permease, coding for MNRNNQNLTIGRLPTADSFPTFNIQGPESPASEESISSAEERLQWRSHSNVATPLPQSTDQNPFDDPNLGFATSPLSYAGSEARANGVKEQIKEEEEEREYHGPDSENADTTSTIKSEQPRNPRALTAVASRGSTKRSAYDSQDADAYEKRKKLSFKERIRHFTWTWFCLTMATGGIANVLYSVPIRFRGLYALGCIFFILNIVLFLFNVAMISCRFYFYPRTFKASFLHPTESLFIPAALVSFGIILINVSQYGVDMAGVGEWLEKCMVVLFYMDCGLAVCFSIGIYLLMWSTTTFTISQMTPIWIFPAYPLLIIGPHAGNLAPKVNDPAISLAIILTGYVIQGIGFLVSLMIYAAFIYRLMTQKLPKESLRPGMFISVGPSGFTIAGVVMMGQELPNTVPSDFMGEGNGELAGKVGMICANYLGLWLWGLALWFFFVSVGAHWSCARRGKMDFAMTWYSFVFPNTALTTSTFAIARALNGNKPIEYIGCAMTIALIMMWFFVIIMNVRAVIIKQILWPEKQEDRTEGGWKQQSAEDQQRRQRERDLADGGESLRGRAWSRARRLPRRETFGRDTYATEGGNGAPLPQLTRARTETAARKRGWSFRGSVR